The genomic DNA CCCTTACCTTTTCCCGGTGGTGACTCTCCAGAGTCGCCCTTCGGCAAAGGTTGGGGTGAAGAAAACATCGTAGGTAATAGTTGTACAGAAAGGAGAATGGCGATGATCCGCATTCTGACTTGTGCACTGCTGTTTCTTGTTTTGACTTGCCCACTAGGTCAAGCCGAGGCTACACAATCATCTTCTGCTGGCAAAGAAGCACAGACAATTGCCGTTGATACAACAATTGATACCGTTGAAAAGACACAAGCCGAACCGCTCACAATCGAGAACCATATTGAGTTATTGACAGCGAGAGTAGATACGATAGCAGAAGAGATCGGAACAATAAAGGAAAGATATTGCTATTTTGGAAGTGCCCTGTCCTTTCAAACCACAGTCTTCGCGCTTATTACGGCTGGGCTGTTGGCAATAGCAGGCTTTTGCACGTGGGCAGGTTTTCGCCATGAAGTGAAAACTATCGAAAGGCACCTGACTGAGCGCATGGAGCTCAGGGACAAGGAGGTGTCAAAACAACTCAAGGCTATTACAGATCTGAAAATCAAACTCCACAACACGACCTGTTCCACAAGAGCGTCTATCGGTGATTGGTTCAGCGAGAAGGGCTGGCATCTGCTGGCCTTAGAGCAATTGTTGTGGGCGGCTCAGGAAGCTGCCTCGGCGTGCGAACTCATGGATGAAAAGAATCGCCGCGACGAAGCGCTGTCCTCCTGCGACGCGGCGCTTGAAGAGATCACTACCGTACTCCAGAAGGCGCTGGCTGATCAAGGTACAGATTGGAGCGAGTTCGACTACGAAAGTAAACGGAAAGAACTCATGAAGGTGGAGTCGTGTGGACAAGAATCTATCATGAATTTGACAGACAAAATCAGAGTCTTACTACTCGACTGCAAGAAACGGAAGGAAGGGGGATTACCTAAGGATAGCGCAGAGAAAGGCAAGACGACATGATCCCCCCGCAACCCCCGCCCCTCACGGCGAGTTCAATAGTCAACTGGGTCGAAATGCCCACAAACCATTCAATCCATTGAGAATACAGCATTTGAAGAGACTGCTGCAAGGAGCGATGTGCGCGCTCGCTATCCTTTTATATAGTGGAGCGTACGCGCAGACCTCCCCTCCGCTGAGCGCGACCGGAATCGGGCTTCTCAAATACAAGGGCGGCGGCGACTGGTACAGCGCGGCGCGGGCGCTGCGCAACCTCATGCTGTTCGCGCGCGAGAGCACCAACCTCCGCCTCGCCCCCGAACCGACCGCCGTCGAACCGTCGTCGCTGGAACTCTTCGCCTACCCCGTCACCTTCATCAACGGCCACGGCAACGTCGCGTTCAGCGAGGACGACGTCCGTAATCTGCGCGCGTACTTCGCGGCGGGCGGATTCCTGTTCGCCAACGACGACTACGGCATGGACGCGAGCTTCCGTCGTGAGATGAAAAAAGTCCTGCCCGAATCCAAGTTCATCGAACTGCCGTTTTCGCATCCCATCTATCACGTGCAATACAATTTCCCGAACGGCACTCCCAAGATCCACGAGCACGACAAGCTGCCCGCGCAGGGATTCGGAGTGTTTCTGGACGGCGTGATGGTCTGCTACTACAACTATCAGAGCGATCTCTGCGACGGCTGGGAAGCGGAGTCCGTGCACGGCGATCCGCCGCAGAAACGCCGCGCCGCGCTGGAGATGGGAACGAATGTGCTCCTCTATGCGCTGTCACGGGGAGTACAATAAGAAGAAGCTGAAATGCTGAAAAGCTGAAAGACTGAAAAAGAGGAATTGACTTGCGGGAGGTATCATGGGCGACCCGAAACCCCTCATCACCATCAAGAAAGACGGCCCGTATGTTGTGTCGGGCGTGCGCGATCTGA from bacterium includes the following:
- a CDS encoding DUF4159 domain-containing protein — protein: MQGAMCALAILLYSGAYAQTSPPLSATGIGLLKYKGGGDWYSAARALRNLMLFARESTNLRLAPEPTAVEPSSLELFAYPVTFINGHGNVAFSEDDVRNLRAYFAAGGFLFANDDYGMDASFRREMKKVLPESKFIELPFSHPIYHVQYNFPNGTPKIHEHDKLPAQGFGVFLDGVMVCYYNYQSDLCDGWEAESVHGDPPQKRRAALEMGTNVLLYALSRGVQ